The nucleotide window accttaacgattcctagttttactttcatttaaaaataatccagccaccaagccaggaaacatgaaattaattattcttctacccttaattggtttagtggtggacttggtggtgtaaggttaatcatagaatcgtttaggttggaaaagccctttaagatcacccagtccaaccagtaacctacactaccaagtctactctaagccagtcaagggtagaccagactgaaccatgtccccacgtgccacctctgcccgttttttgaacgcttccagggatggtaatggttggactggatgatctgaaaggtcttttccaacctaaacgattcgatgattctaaaTATTACCAGACGCATTTACAGCGAGTCCGGCTGCTGCCGCACACGGACGCAAACCTGCCCATCGGAtttgcacgcacacacacaaaccagaaaaaaaaaaaaagacaatatttaCCGTACGCAACGggcgtgagcttgagaatggtGTGGAGGGGGCAGCGCAGGTAGGGCAGCTCGTCTAGGACAGAGGCAGGCGTTACGGGGGGCTCGACGGccgcgccggggctgcccgcgccagccgccccctccccgggcttCGGGCGGGAGCTGTCAGCCGGCAGACGCCGGACGCTACCGCACAAGCGCCTCGTGCCGCGCAGGCggagccgcagccccccggcccctcgcccgccctgcccagccctggagcagcgggacgggacgggaccgTCCCCACCACGTCCAACGCACGGGGCCGGCCGGAGGAAACCTCTCCAGCAGCACGCGGCGGGGAAAGCGCTGCAGCGACAGCCGCCGCGGACCCAtggcagttttatttaaaagtttattaACTCGATTAGAAGCTTTACTAAACTCCAGTACCGCCCACTGGAGTTTCATAAGGAGCTCGCAGCAGACCGGAACGAGCTTCCAGGCCAGCACGCCATGCAAGGGATCAGCGTTTCGCCGGGATGCGGCGCTACTGCCGACCCTCCGCAGGCTACTGATGCGTCGGAAAACTTTCTTTACGTTAAAAATAATCCCCTAGGGATTATGTAAATGCTGCTGGTGGAAACAGCTCCAGCAACAAGGGCTGAGCGGAAAGCCAGCAGCGCACGCACCAGCACTTCTCCCAAAGAGAGCTTCTCGCTGAGCTCCGTGCGCCGCTGAAATGCAATGGTTAAAGcgtttcagaaatgttttccttttttcttttttaagcagctcttcccttgtgaaaaatcaaaacagcaaTTACAAGCCACCCTCCCAAAAGCTCCGTAAAGGAAGCAGCAAGAGAAGCCAGCCCCTAACATCATACGTTTATTTTTGTACCTGCACTCTTGTCAAGAAAATAAGCCAACAGGCACCTCATAACCGCCTGGTGGGAGATAACGAGGACGTTGCCTTGCCGTTCTAGCTCCATAATTACTGGCTCGAGGCGCTGGACCAAGTCCTGGTAggactgaaaaacaaaccagaaattttTCAAGGGGTTTTGTAAACAGTGGCCTAAAGCAGAAGTAGCAATTAGCACAGCTTCACATTCAGGAAAATAtcagttaaaatacaaaatgcagaagTTACGGATGATCCAGTAAAtacagggggaaaaacaaacagcagaaggTGGAGTTTAATGTCAACAACCCTCAGATTACAGGAGGATTCAGATAACTGGTAACTCTTAATGAGCgcagtaagaaaaacaaataaaatagtaaattaTACATTTCAACAAGGTTGTgaagtaaaaccagaaattacGCCACACCACACCCAcagtcattttctttccaggatGTTCTTCCCAGTGACAGTTCAGGCCTCGGCCAAACGAGGACGATGCAGAAAGCCCTCTGTGGCGAGGGGAGCGTCAAGGGACTCGGCGAGTGGCCCGATTAATACGACCGAAAGGCATCGTTTGCACACCACAATAAAGGAAATCAATCAACTTTTCCTCTAAAAGAGAGCTGGGGATCCTAACGTTTTCAGTTTCTCATACTAATATTGgcagaaaaagttaaaattaagtAAAACCTTCCAATTCCACACATATGTGTTTGGTTTAGGTATACTGTATCTTATTGATATTTCTTAAGGGTCTTCACCTCGCCTCCAGGATAGCGATACAGGTATTTCTCTTGATCCCTCAAGGCAAACTCATCTGGATACTTGGCTTCAATTTCTGCATAGGTCATTTCTTCACATACCCCCTGAGGGAAGAAGAACTTGTTACAACACACTTTTCAACAGAGGTACAAGAATGCAGAAAGAGGAAGCGGCCGAGATCAGCAATCCCTCTGCGTGACGGAAATTTTAGGTGTGATAACTGACACAGCCACACCCCCAGCGTCTGTGCACTGCACGCCCAGGGTGGTTTGCAAAGGATGGGCTTTTGGCTTTATTTCAAAACCCTGGTTTGCCAGGGATGAAAACGAGCGTTCATTGCCACAGCAACAACCCAACAATTTCTTCTGCCCGAAAGAATCAGAGCGGGAGCAGTAACCTTTGTCCACCCAGGATGGTGTTACAGCCGGGGTGACAAACGCCTGGCATGTgcagcattattttctttctcaacaCCAGCTGGATACGTTCACAGCAAGGTCCAGCAGCTCCAGGCGTTGTCAGCCCTGTACCAAACCACCCTAAACCTCATGAAGATGGCCGGAGTACATTATACGTGGACATGGTTATAAACGGATGGGAAATAGTCAAGTTTATCtgatgaatttatttttaaacattattttccatCCAGAAAAGCTAAAGGCTTCAACTGGCATCTCACTCACGGCATCGATCTCATTGAGAATCTTCCACTGCTCGTACGTGACCCCCAGGGACTCGGCCGTCTGGATCGTCCTTTTCAGCTGGCTCGTCCACACCTTCAGATCAACAATTTCCTGCTCCTCGATGAACTTCTTCAGCGCCTgagcaaactggaaaaaaaagccaggggaggtgaggagggagcaggagctgccgcCGCCGGTCAAAGCATCATTTCAAGGGCTGTGGCTGTCACGGCAAGGTCCAGCTGCGGGGCTGCCCCTCGCAGGGGTCGGATGCAGAGCCCGGCTCTGACCCTGGTCACACAACACTTTACAAATAACAGCAAGCCGGGTGCTGCCAAACACATACCTGCTTCCCGCGTGGTGACAGACCAGAATCCCCACCAATCTTGCCAACAAGATTATATTCACTCTCACCATGTCGGCAAAGGTAGATGGTACGCGGCTGGACATGAATGTTCATTAGGTAATAGACGATTTTACTCTGGATGTAATCTTGGACTCTGTTTACTAGGAACCGCTGTCCCACATTGATCACTTTAATGAAGGAAAGATCTCTGGAGTCAACATAAAATAAGAACACCCACACGactggttttaaaaatgaagcacgTGCATCTGCGGGTGTAATCTAGCTATTTGACCTCTAGTAAAGGCATCAG belongs to Pelecanus crispus isolate bPelCri1 chromosome 17, bPelCri1.pri, whole genome shotgun sequence and includes:
- the PFKFB2 gene encoding 6-phosphofructo-2-kinase/fructose-2,6-bisphosphatase 2 isoform X3, with the translated sequence MDDFLKRIECYKVTYQPLDPDAYDKDLSFIKVINVGQRFLVNRVQDYIQSKIVYYLMNIHVQPRTIYLCRHGESEYNLVGKIGGDSGLSPRGKQFAQALKKFIEEQEIVDLKVWTSQLKRTIQTAESLGVTYEQWKILNEIDAGVCEEMTYAEIEAKYPDEFALRDQEKYLYRYPGGESYQDLVQRLEPVIMELERQGNVLVISHQAVMRCLLAYFLDKSADELPYLRCPLHTILKLTPVAYGCKVETITLNVEAVNTHRDKPSLNARMAGLTV
- the PFKFB2 gene encoding 6-phosphofructo-2-kinase/fructose-2,6-bisphosphatase 2 isoform X1; protein product: MTNSPTLIVMIGLPARGKTYVSKKLTRYLNWIGVPTKVFNLGVYRREAVKSYKSYDFFRHDNKEAMEIRKQCALVALEDVKAYLLEECGQIAVFDATNTTRERRDLILNFAKENAFKVFFVESVCDDPEVIAANILEVKVSSPDYPERNRENVMDDFLKRIECYKVTYQPLDPDAYDKDLSFIKVINVGQRFLVNRVQDYIQSKIVYYLMNIHVQPRTIYLCRHGESEYNLVGKIGGDSGLSPRGKQFAQALKKFIEEQEIVDLKVWTSQLKRTIQTAESLGVTYEQWKILNEIDAGVCEEMTYAEIEAKYPDEFALRDQEKYLYRYPGGESYQDLVQRLEPVIMELERQGNVLVISHQAVMRCLLAYFLDKSADELPYLRCPLHTILKLTPVAYGCKVETITLNVEAVNTHRDKPSLNARMAGLTV